In Deltaproteobacteria bacterium, the sequence GGGCTGCTGCACAGCCTAAGAATGGCAAAATAATTTTATAAATTGTGTCTAAAATTTGTGGAAAGCCAAGCTTTTTGCTTATAAACAACAGATGCGCTAAAAGTATAAAAGAGGTGGAGATTAACGTTGCTATTGCAGCGCCCTTTGCGCCAAAAGAAGGTATAAGGATTGTATTCAAGATGATATTGCCAACTACGCTAACAACCATTGTTTTGGCTACGAACCTCTGTTCGCCAATTGCCTCAAGTGTCCTCCCTGTTATATGATACAAATATAAAGGAATTAAAGTCCAGATAAGAATCTGTAGAATATGGCCGCTTTCGTAAAACTTAGATCCAAATACAAAAACAGTAACGTTGTTTGCAAAAAAAGCAACAACGAAGGAAACGGGAAGGCTTATTATCAGCAACAGCTTGAATATCAAATTGAAAGTTTTATAAACATTATATTTGTCTTCTTTCCACGCCTTTGCAAAATAGGGATAAGCTGCCAGTGATAATCCGTTAGCCAACAATAGACCGGCAAATACCAGCCTATAGGCGGCATTATAATTCCCTACAGTTTTTATATCGCTAAGCTTGGAAAGCATTACGCTGTCAACATTAAAATATACTTCGCTCATAACAGCGCCTATGGCAAACGGCATTGCCTGTTTAAAGAGTTCAACTTTTTTTATATTCAAATATTCCGAGGACCTAATCGCAGGAAACATCCTGGCCTGAAAATAATAACTTAAAATTAAAACTATCAAGGCAGATATTATATAAGGAAGCATCAAATATGGAAATGACATACCTGCCAGCAACAGAAAAAAAACTCCTGCCAATGCCAAGAACCTGTAAAGCACAGCCATTCCACCATCAAATTCCATTCTCTCGCGGCCTACAAAGACAGCCCTGAATGCATTTGAAAAGGAAACTAATAATGTTGCCGTTGCAAATAAGATAATACTATATACGACCCTTGCATCATACTGCATACTGATAGCTGCTATACTTAGGCCGGCAAAAACTATAGCTCCTATAATTATTTTGAGCGATAATGCCTGCCTGAAAAATACAGCCTCATTTTTCCCTGAACTTGCAATCTCTCTTGTAATCAAGAAATTCAATCCGCCATCAAACAAATTGCCAAACATGCCAACAAATGACACTGCGAGGGCATATACGCCATACTCTTCTACACCAAGGAATCTCGCCAAAATCACTATCAACAAAAAGTTAATAACCTTTTCGCCAGCTTGAGATAATGTCAAAAATGAAAAATTCCTGATAATTTTCACTGCTGTTGCACCCTTTTTCTTAGACAGTATCCCTGACATGTTATATTTTATGGTTTGCCTGGCAGATAGATTAATACCCACGCATTGGTAGGTTTTACAAAATATTTCCTGTATATATAATAATATTTATTAGCCTGATTTATTATAATATCTATATCATCTGTTTTTGCCAGACGCTCATCCAACACCAACTTGTTGAGTTCTTTAGGATCACCAAGAACCAGCAAAGGTATTTCTCTTTTTTCAATCATCCTTAACAATTCCGTCTCAGGTATATAAAGATATTTTTTCGCATTTTCCCTGTTGGGCATAAGCTTCCAAAACATCGCCTGATCCGTGGGATATTCATACCCCCTCACCGGCCTTCTCCCTGACGCAAATACAAATACTCCCCACGTATCCAGAATTACATCACCTTCCTTTGTCATCTTTTTAATTACATCTTCAGATACAGTATTTACAAAACCAGGCGTTATTATTTGCTCCCTTGAATTTAATATATAAAAGATGCTCGTCTTTAATCTTTTTTGATAATGCGCGTAGTAGAGGCCTACTATTAAGACAAGAAAGATTGAGGCACAGGCTGCCAACTTTTTGGGAGTAATACCTTTGGCTATTTGCTCTATTAGCGGAAGAGATAGTATAATGGCGAACAAGATAACCTGATTAACATAGCCGAGATAATTTGCATAAAGATTAGAATAAAGCCATACTATTCCGCCAAATATCATCCATATCAATGCATATATATTTAACTTTATACTATCCATACCTTGCCGCCATTTTATTACAAACAAAACAAAAGAAACCAAAACCAATAAAAACAGGAACGCAGTGTCAGGAGTCTTTATCACATCAATCAAACCATTAATCATCATATCGTGCTTCATATCCTTAAGAACATTTGTTGCAAAATCAGGGTTATGACCTTTACCAAAATAAACCTGTGCATATGCCCCGGCCCATATAGCGTATGCCCTTAGAGGCTCTTTTATGAATATTAAAACTGACGGTAAAATGGGTATTATGACTCCAAGACAAAATAGTGAGACTCTTTTCATGATCTCAATTGCTGCTATACGCTCTTTATACATTACAGCAACAAGCCAGGTTACAAATAATATCGGCAAAATAAATATAAGCCGAATACCCATAGCGGTACCAAGTAACATTCCTGAAAAAAACATAGTTGAGTTCCGAAGCAACTTGCCTGAAAGGTATCTGCTTGTCAGAAAAACGAATGAGGCAAATATAAAAAGATTAGAGAGCGGAAACGGTTTTACCGATATATTGACCTTATAGAAGGTAAGATTTGTAATAAATATCAGATAGGCAATAACGGCCATACGATAGTTTTTTGAAAATTTATACACCCAATAAATGAGAAGGAGGCCGGCAGCAAAAACAGCCGCCGCCGACAAAGACCTTGCCGCAACAATGTTGAAACCAAAAAGCTTCATCCACGCGCCGTAGAAATAATACAAGAGCGGCTGATTATGGGCATTTATATCCAATATGGGAATACGGCCATTGATCACCTCTTTGCTGACTACAAGATAACCGCCTTCATCGCCGTCAACAAATCTATAAAAAACACCGAGGACAAGAATAACAAAATGTCCAGCAATAAGGCCGGCCAACAATATTTTCTGTTTTACGTTCATAGCATCCCTCAATTGCGCAATGCTGTCACCAGATACTAAAAGGATATACCGGACTTATAAAAAGTATTCGTATAACTGTCAGAAACGATAGAACACCTGTAAAATATACAACGCCCTTCAGCAGACTGTCCCTTTCGAGACAAAAAGAAAGAATTAAAAATGGGAAAAGGCCATAGAACATTCTTAACAGGCCGTTATAATTATCCCATTGCGATGGAACAGTAAATACTGCAAGTAAACAATAGGCTGCAACTATATAATAAAAAAGATGTCTCAGGCTTAACGATTTCCTTGCTATAATTATTGAGAGTATAGCAAAATAAGAGAAGACAATCAGTGTGCTGAGCTGCCTGCCAATTTGTTTGATGTCGTGAAACTCTATTGTTTTTATGTAACCAATAATCCCTGAAAACGGGATGAAGCTTATCGCCTCTGCAGAGGTTGTCATAGGCGCATTTCCAAGTTTAGCAGTAACAAAGAGCTGCCATAGAAAGAATGGCACTAAACAACTCATCAATAAAACGATACGTTTTAATTGCCTCTTGCATTGATAGTCCCAAATAAGCAGAGGTATGAAAACTATTATAGAGTCTTCCCTTGTAAGAAATGAAAGGGCCATAAAAACCACGGTAAGAAGAAGATTTTTGTTTATGTAAAAATAAATAGCAGCAATTATCAAGGCTATGCTAAGAGGCGATGGCAAATCATATTGTATGGTCATAATAGAACTTGGAGATAAACCGTAAAACAAACTCCACATAGGATTTACTGAGTATTGTTTTAATATGAGAATCAAAAAATACATACCAATAGCCAATGCCAATAAGTTGACTATGTAGAGTGTATAGGGAAGCAGGCTTTCTTTTCCAAAGGCAAACAAACGGGCAGTTAAAGGATATAAAATGCGCTGCTGGCGATATGCATTTTGAAAATACCCCTTATTCATGAATGGATCCATAGCAACATAATAATAGAATTGGCCGTCATATCCGCCTTTATCATCAAAGATTACCATGCCTTTTTGAAAATATTCAGGGGCCACGCCTTCTTTTTCATTCTGACTTATGCGCATCATACTGGATAGATTATATTCATAAGGCTTTATTGAATACATGACAAGCGCATGCACCGCTACAAGAGTGATTACAATTGGCAATAAGAAATTTCTCATAAACTTCCGCCCTTCCATCCCTGAAAAAATTCATAAAGCGCTTTAAATTCGTCTTTTATTTGCGGCAATGGTTATCTCGGCGGGGTTGCTCACAATACTAATTATATAAAATTGATATGCATAGGAGGAGCAGCGTTCGGCGCCGTAATGTCCACACTGTGTTGTTTTATATCCCAGAGGAATTCATTTACCTTATGCTGGAGGCAAAGCGAACCGCACATTGTTCTTGCATCAAACTTTTCAGACGCAATGAGATTTATTACCTCCCAATACCTCTCCCCTTTCCACAGTTCCTTGAATGAGGTATCCGCAATGTTGCCTATATGATATTTTTTATATTTATCATTGAACAACATACCGCACGGCGCAATAAGGCCGGAACCTGAAAACTGCATAATAAACGGCGGACCGTAGCATCTTGAATAGGCACGTTTGCCGCCACTCAAAATCTTTGACCATTTTGCCTTAACAAGATAGCTGTCCGTTGAATAAGTCTCGGCCTCTTTCAACACATCAACCATATCATTATACTTTGAATAATCAACCCCAATGCTTCCGAGCTCGTCATCGCTGCAATGTTTAATCACAAGATAGTCAACACCTAATTCTTTGCCCAATTTTGACAAAGGGATAATCTGGTCTGCAAATGCAGGCAGCAATACCATTTGCAGGCCGATGGTAACATCCAATTTATTTTTCCTCTTTATCCTCACACTCTCTTTTATTGTCTTTATAACCTTGAAATATGCCTCTTCTTCGCACACATGGATTTCTTTATATCTCTTGGCGTCTGCTGCGGAGATATTAAACCTAATGTAAGTAAGCGCAGGGAGTATATCCTCCAACCTCTCATCTTTGAGCAGATAACCATTGGTGCCCAATGCCATATCAAGGCCGTTAGATTTTCCTCTTAGAATGGCGTCATACAGATGCGGACTGCATGTTGATTCGCCGTCGCTTACAAAGCTTATTGCCTTAACACCAATCTCAGCGGCGTCATCAAGGAATCTGAATATGACATCTTTTGTCATCCGCTTTATATCATTCGCCTGAAGCATGCCGTAACAATATGTGCACTTATACGTGCATGCCCTCGTTAAAGAGCAGTCAATGGTTATCGGGGCGATCCTTTCACCCCGGAGCCAGGCGTCAACACGGTCTTTATGCCATGCAAGTTTATGTCCGTCAAGAATTATGTTTTTCATAGGTCTTGATTACACAGATTGTAGAATACGATTACACCGATTAAGACATCTGTGTAATCTGCCTTTTTAATCTATGTAATCGGAGATTGTGGTTTTTCAACAATCTCTCACTTCTTTCATTTTTAAAGCAGTCACAGAATCGGGGGCAATGCGCTTATCCACCTTTTTGCCAAGATATACGGAAGCCATTACCGTAAGATAGCCCCGCATCACACCCAGAAGCGATTTCAGGGTTGTGGCCTTTGATCCGCCTGTACTCCGCCTTTTTAATATATATGGAACTTCAGCATACATATAATCGTTTTTTAGGCATTTAATCAGGAGCTCTGTCTGATAAAAGAAACCTTTGGCCTTTAAGTCAATGTTATCCAGCACGCATTTGCGATACATAACGGTCCCGTTCATGTAATTGAGCAGCATACCGAATGACAGATTGATGATCCCCTTATAAAGTTTGGAAAGCATTCTCCGTTTAAATGACCTTACACTCGTATTATATACAAACGGTATTACAACATCAACATGGCTCATAAGAGGCATATAGCGCAGGATTTCAAAGGCGTCATTTTCCCCGTCGCCGGGAACCATGGTTACAATCTCTCCCTGAGATTTCTTTATGCCTTCCCAGAAAGACGCCCCTATGCCTTCCGGCTTATCGTGGCTTATCAATTTGATAAAAGAATATTTTTTGATAAGCACTTCTACTGCATTCCCGGTGCTATCCGTGCTTCCGTCATTCATAACAATAATCTCGCCGGAAACTCCAACCCTGTCAAACGACTCTATTACATTCTCCACCGCCTTTACGATATTTTTTTCTTCGTTCAGAGCCGGCATAATAACGGTTATTTTGTAATCACATTTCATTCCTGTTTACACCCTGAAATATCCGGCTTTTGTGTCTGTAACCCACTCTTTTACCAATTTGTCAAAGTCAACTTTTTCTGTTTCATAAGGGTCGTATATTTTCATATCTATTAACTGCATTATTTTTTTATCATCTTCATCGCAACAGTGCGAC encodes:
- a CDS encoding glycosyltransferase family 2 protein — encoded protein: MKCDYKITVIMPALNEEKNIVKAVENVIESFDRVGVSGEIIVMNDGSTDSTGNAVEVLIKKYSFIKLISHDKPEGIGASFWEGIKKSQGEIVTMVPGDGENDAFEILRYMPLMSHVDVVIPFVYNTSVRSFKRRMLSKLYKGIINLSFGMLLNYMNGTVMYRKCVLDNIDLKAKGFFYQTELLIKCLKNDYMYAEVPYILKRRSTGGSKATTLKSLLGVMRGYLTVMASVYLGKKVDKRIAPDSVTALKMKEVRDC
- a CDS encoding flippase; the protein is MGINLSARQTIKYNMSGILSKKKGATAVKIIRNFSFLTLSQAGEKVINFLLIVILARFLGVEEYGVYALAVSFVGMFGNLFDGGLNFLITREIASSGKNEAVFFRQALSLKIIIGAIVFAGLSIAAISMQYDARVVYSIILFATATLLVSFSNAFRAVFVGRERMEFDGGMAVLYRFLALAGVFFLLLAGMSFPYLMLPYIISALIVLILSYYFQARMFPAIRSSEYLNIKKVELFKQAMPFAIGAVMSEVYFNVDSVMLSKLSDIKTVGNYNAAYRLVFAGLLLANGLSLAAYPYFAKAWKEDKYNVYKTFNLIFKLLLIISLPVSFVVAFFANNVTVFVFGSKFYESGHILQILIWTLIPLYLYHITGRTLEAIGEQRFVAKTMVVSVVGNIILNTILIPSFGAKGAAIATLISTSFILLAHLLFISKKLGFPQILDTIYKIILPFLGCAAALVIADKYWTWQVAAIFSFLVYIFLLYLLKGVTVNEFDVLRGRERQGSEVRVKTGE
- a CDS encoding radical SAM protein, whose product is MKNIILDGHKLAWHKDRVDAWLRGERIAPITIDCSLTRACTYKCTYCYGMLQANDIKRMTKDVIFRFLDDAAEIGVKAISFVSDGESTCSPHLYDAILRGKSNGLDMALGTNGYLLKDERLEDILPALTYIRFNISAADAKRYKEIHVCEEEAYFKVIKTIKESVRIKRKNKLDVTIGLQMVLLPAFADQIIPLSKLGKELGVDYLVIKHCSDDELGSIGVDYSKYNDMVDVLKEAETYSTDSYLVKAKWSKILSGGKRAYSRCYGPPFIMQFSGSGLIAPCGMLFNDKYKKYHIGNIADTSFKELWKGERYWEVINLIASEKFDARTMCGSLCLQHKVNEFLWDIKQHSVDITAPNAAPPMHINFI